From the genome of Brassica oleracea var. oleracea cultivar TO1000 chromosome C4, BOL, whole genome shotgun sequence:
TTCAAAAATATTATAGTTTTTTGGAAAAGAATATATACTTGGTTTTATGTTCCACAAATCAAATATTAAAGAAGTAATGAATCTTCATAGCAAAAATAAATAAAGCACTAAAATAATTTATTTACAAAAAAGTATTCTGCCAAAAGTTTAAATTGACTAATAGCAACACATATCTAAAACAAAAATAATGTGCCAAAAAAGAAGAATTTGACTGAATATCAAAAATTAATATTGGGCCAAAAACACATTTGACTTTGAACATACAACTTAATTCCGGTCAACAAATAATCCTGCTTCATATTTACATATATGCAAATACACTTCTTAATTACAACTGAAGTCAAACCCAGCTTAATTACTTTCCAATCAAATTTTATAATATACTAGATTTGGACCCGTGCGTCGCAACGGGCTTTATTTGATATTTTAATTTAATAAAAAATATTAAAAAAATTATTATTATTTTTTTTTAAATTTTTTTTTCATATGTTATGTGAAATTTATTTTATAGTTAAGAACTCGTTTACACACATAAGTTTCAGTTAATATTTGTTAGAGCTAGAAAAAACATCCAAACGTAAAAATTTAAACCGGATCCAACCCAAAATAATAATTATAATGAAATAAAAATGAATTTAGAAGTTAAATAAGGCCAAGAAGCAATGACAACATTATACACTTTCTTATGTACTAATTTAATATTTTATTAAACTTATCTGATGTTAAATAATTTTCTTGATTCATTATTTATTACATCATACTCGTTATCAAAATCTTTTTTTTTAAATACTATTAAGTAGGTATGTTTACTTTTGTTAGGATTTTTTAAAAAGGAAAAAAAATATTTTCCAAATCTTGTTTTTATTTAAAATTAAAAAAAAAAACTATCAAATACTTTTTTATATTTTTGTTTAGGATTATAGAAAAGGAAAAGTATTATCATATAAGCTTTTACAATTATCTTATGTTTTGAATTTCATAAAAAACTTATTGCTATCAAATAATTATTTCTAGTTATTATTAAATAATTTTAAATTATGATTTTTACGGTTCATATCAATACTATTTTTACACTTCATTTTTAATTAAATAATTTTTAGTATCATGTTCATCATCAAATTTTATATACTATCAAATAAATTCTTTCAATTCTCTTATGGTTAGGAATTAAAAAATATGATACAAATCTCTTTTGTTTAGAACTTTCTTTTTAAAGGAAAAGAACTATCAAATATTTTTTTTACAGTTTTAGGGTGTTAGAAAAGAAAATTAAAACTACATAATCTTTTATAATTATTTTTTACTAGGATTTAGAAAATAAAAATACTATCAAATAATTATTTCTAGCAAATATTAACTATTTTTAAAATTTGCTATTTTCAAAATTCGTTTTCTCAATATCACTAATATTTTAAATTAAATATTTTCAGTATCATATTATTTTAAAAATTCGTTTTCTAAATATCACTAATATTTTTAATTAGATATTTGAGTATCAGATTTATCATTAAATTTAAAAAGTAAAAATTACTTTTACAATTCTATTTGGTCAGGATTTAAAAGGAAAAAATCTTATTTGGTTAAGATTAAAAGAGGAAAAAGTTATTTTTCAAATTTCTTTTATTTAGGATTTTAGGAAAAAAAATTATTTTCACATAATGATAGAATTTTATTAATCCATACACAATTTGTTTTTTGTACAAATGTCACAATCATATCGGATAAAATATTTGAAGTTATTTTTGGTTTATAATTTTTAACACAAAATTATCTATTAAAAAGAAAAGTTAGTTATTTATAAGAATTGAGTTACTTTAAATTAAGGAAAATTCCAACTATAATTTGTTCTTGTTTTTTAAGAATTTTATACAACTAATATATTTTCAATAAAAAAATTATTTTTAGTTAATTATATTATGTCTTATACATACAAACATATATTTCTCATATTTACACATACTTATGTACGATAAAAACATAATAATAATAAAAAACTTGTGTTAGCGTCATAAGATGTAAAAAGGATGATAAAAAAAATTGAGTTGTTTAGAGAAATTAAAAGAAAATACTCAGATAATATTTTTATTGTCAATACTATTTTTTGTGAAAATAATATGGGGAAATTTAAACCTAAATATAGATGTGAAAATAATATTTATTTTGGTTTATATTTTTGTAGTATATATTTATCGGTTAAAAAAGAGAGTTAGTTATTTATATGAAAATAATAAGAGTACTTTTACATTTTTTTTACTTAGGTTTTTAAAAAACGAATATCACTTATTTCATAGTTAGTTTTTCTATTTGATTTTTATTAAATAATTTCTTGTACTTGTAGGTTTTTATAATTCGTTTTTATTTAATTTTTTTTTAAAAAACCTAATATTTTATCTTATAATATCTTTCTTTAGTATCTTTAAAGATGAAAATATACAAAATATTAAAAAAAAATACTTTAAAATAGCTTTTTACAATTATTCTTTGTTTATAGAATTTTCAAAAATTAAATTTACTATCAAATATTATAAAAATATTATAAAAAGAGCCATACAAATATAATTGTAAAAGGCTATGTAATAGTAATTTTCATTTTTTTAACTCCTAAAAAGAATAATAAACTATATTTTTGTAAAATTTTTTTAAAAAAACTTAATATTTTATCTTTTAATATCTTTCTTTAGTATCTTTAAAGATGAAAATATACAAAATATGCAAAATATACAAAATAATTTCTTATACTTGTAGGTTTTTATAATTCGTTTTTATCTTATAATATCTTTATTTAGTATCTTTAAAGATGAAAATATACAAAATATTTTAAAAAGAAAAAAATACTTTCAAATAGGTTTTTACAATTATTCTTTGTTTATAGAATTTTCAAAAATTAAATTTACTATCAAATATTTTTAAAATATTATAAAAAGAGCCATACAAATATAATTGTACAAGGCTATGTAATAGTAATTTTCATTTTATTAACTCCTAAAAATAATAATAAACTATATTTTTGTAATAATTTTCTTTTTCTAGTGTCCAAAAAAATGTAATAATAATTTTATTTTTCTAAATCTTTTTAAATCCTAATAAAAGAGAATTGTAACATAATTTTGACACATGTCACAATCTTAATAAATTAATTGACACATGTCGCAATCATGTTAATTAGCAACTTTGAATAACCAAGTTTTATATAACAAAATTTAAAATATTATAAAAAGAGCCATACAAATATAATTGTAAAAGGCTATGTAATAGTAATTTTCATTTTCTTAATTCCTAAAAAGAATAATAAACTATATTTTGTAATAATTTTCTTTTTCTAGTGTCCAAAAAAATGTACTAATAATTTTTTTTTTCTAAATTTTTTTAAATCCTAATAAAAGATAATTGTAACATATTTTTGACACATGTCACAATCTTAATAAATTAATTGACACATGTCGCAATCATGTTAATTAGCAACTTTGAATAACCAAGCTTTATATTTGTAATAATTTTCTTTTTCTAGTGTCCAAAAAAATGTACTAATAATTTTTTTTTTCTAAATTTTTTTAAATCCTAATAAAAGATAATTGTAACATATTTTTGACACATGTCACAATCTTAATAAATTAATTGACACATGTCGCAATCATGTTAATTAGCAACTTTGAATAACCAAGCTTTATATNNNNNNNNNNNNNNNNNNNNNNNNNNNNNNNNNNNNNNNNNNNNNNNNNNNNNNNNNNNNNNNNNNNNNNNNNNNNNNNNNNNNNNNNNNNNNNNNNNNNNNNNNNNNNNNNNNNNNNNNNNNNNNNNNNNNNNNNNNNNNNNNNNNNNNNNNNNNNNNNNNNNNNNATTTAGGGTTTAGGGTTTAGGGTTTAGAGTTTAGAGTTTAGGGTTTAGAATTTAGGGTTTAGGGTTTAGGGTTTATAGTGTAGGGTTTAGGGTTTATAGTTTAGGGTTAGGGTTTAGGGTTTAAGGTTTAGAGTTTAGGGTTTAGGGTTTAGGGTTTAGAGTTGAGAAATGAGGTTTTGGGGATAAGATTTCAAATTTTGAAAAATAAAAAAATTAAAATTTTCAAAAGATGAAATGCTATTTTGGTCATTTTAGTTTTTGAGTGCTATTTTTGTGATATAAACTTAGAAAAATGCTATTTTGGAGATTTGCCCAAAAAAAAACCCTAATTCTGTACTTTAGACGAGACTCCATTACCAAAACTAGGCTTTCTCGGCCAAGTGATGCAGCGTGAACCATATTTCCATTTCGGTTTTGGCTTTACTTTTACTTAATTATTTCCGTTTTAATTAAACGTCAAGTTTCCTATTTCTTATGAGATTAGAATTAAGACTTATGGATATATTGGGGGTGATTGGTAGTTTCTGTAAGTGTTGTCCACATCCCTATTTATTTCTAAAGAACCAAATTCAGAGCAATCAAACTTTAAATTTTTTTTGAAACCACAGCTCTTGAAATAACCTACAGCTGTACAAGTGATGACCTGATGCAGTGTGAACCATATTTCCTTTTCGGTTTTGGCTTTACTTTTACTTAATTATTTCCGTTCTAGTTAAACGTCAAGTTTCCTATTTCTTATGAGATTAGAAATAAGACTTATGGATATATTGTTAGGTCATAATCCTTAAGGACTTAGGTCTTTTCCTATTGATATATATATAGTGCTCTCTAGGCTTTGTAAAGAGATACATTATTATTGAATTTATAAAAAAACGAAGCTTTGCTTTCATCTCTTGTTTACGGCTAGATCATTAGTGATCTCAACGGATTCAAGATCGTAGGTTCTTTTGGGCATTCTTAGACTAAACAACTGCGCCTACATCTATCGGTTACTCTATCAGTTGGTATCAGAATTCAGGCGTTTGATTTCTCAATCAAACAAATCGATCATGGCACCACGCAAAACTATGACGGACGATCAGCAGGAGGAAGTACGCCTTATGTTTGAAACGTTGACTACAAACCTTCAAGAAGTGTTGCAGACAGCAGTCCAAAACGCCCTTACCACCGTTCTTCAGGACCAACGCGCTCAACGCGAAGCTCCGGGAGATCAACACGGTCGTCGGTCTCCACATCGCGATACTCAACTCAATATATCTGATGATGACGAGCTTGTCGACAATGTTTTTGCTAATCAAGTATACGAACATCATCAACGTCGTGGGGATCAGCAACCACATCAACATCGACGCGAAGAACAAGACCCACGAGTTAATACTCAACATCGGTTGGAATCCAGTTTTCGCTCTGAAATTCCCGAGTTCCTTGGAACCCTAAACCCAGAAGACTTCATCGACTGGTTAAATACAGTGGGTGAGATTCTTGAATTTCGACAAGTTCCCGATGATATGCAAGTTCCGCTTGTTGCTACCCGTTTCAAAGGAAGGGCTATGGCATGGTGGCAACAACTCAAGGAGTCACGGCGACAGGATAACAAACCACGAATCAACTCTTAGGATCGCTTGACAAAACATATGCGTCGTGCTTTCCTACCATATAATTACGAGCGTACCTTGTACAACAAGCTTCAGAACCTAAGACAGGGGACACATACTGTTGAAGAATATGCGACAGAGTTTTTCTACATGACTGCTAGAATGACTTCAGGCGAAACCAAGAAGCAACTAATCTCTCGATTCATTGGAGGATTACGGTCTCAACTCCAAACCGCGATGGCTCAGTTTAATCCACTGTCAGTATCTGAAGCCTACCAACACGCCATCTCTATGGAACTGCAGTTACGATCGTCATGGACATCGTCGTCACGATCACGTTTCCAAACGTCCAATACAGGCGAGAATGCTACACTTGCTACAGACGGAGCAACACAACGCTTGGAGTCTGCCAAATTAGGCCTCAACACCGAGACTATTGCTTCTTCAAGACCAGCACGTACCAATGTGCCGCGTTGTTTTACTTGTGGAGAACACGGCCACATTCAGACCGCTTGTCCTAAAAACACAAAGTGTGGCTTGATGATTCAAGAAACAGAGGACGCAGAACCACAATATGATGACTATGACGCTACGGACGACGACAACACTGATATCATTCAAGGCGATACATGTCTTAATCTCGTCCTCCGCCGGAATTTTCTACTACCCAAAGCCTCGCAGGAGTCATGGCTTCGCACCAATTTGTTTCGTTTGACTTGCACTATCAACGGCCGGGTCTGCAAACTCATTATCGACTCAGGAAGTTGTACTAATGTCATGTCGTTTGAAGCAGCGCAGAAACTTGGACTCACCGTCACGCCACATCCGTCTCCTTATCCGCTTGCCTGGCTCAACAACGGCACCGAAATCAACGTCTCAAAAAAAGTTCTCGTCTCCTTTTCCATTGGTAACTATAAGGATTCAATGACTTGCGACGTTATACCTATGGATGCTTGCTACTTGCTTCTAGGACGACCTTGGCAGTTTGATCGTGATGTTATACATCATGGTAAAGCAAACACTTACAGCTTTGTGTTTGACAATCGCACAATTACACTAGTTCCCTCAAAAGAACAGCCTGAGCCAAGTCCGCATGTGGACAATACTTTCCCAACGGACAAGTCATCGATGGCGAAAACGTTACTGACACTACCCAAAGGAGATTTTGAGAAGCAAATTCATGACGTTGATGTTCTTTGGGCATTGGTGGCCACACCAGTACCAATGACACCGTCTAGCAAACCTCCATCAGCTTTCACTCCGTTGCTCGAAGAATTCACCGACGTCTTTTCATCTGCACTCCCGAGTGCCTTGCCTCCATTAAGAGACATCCAACACCATATTGACTTGGTTCCTAATGCAGTCCTTCCTAACCGACCGCATTACCGTATGAGTCCGCAGGAACACGATGAGCTGCGTCGTCAAGTAGAAGAGCTTCTCCAGAAAGGACATGTTCGCGAAAGCCTTAGTCCAGCTGCCGTTCCCGCCTTACTCATTCCCAAAAAATATGGTTCGTGGAGAATGTATTGATAGTCGAGCTATCAACAAGATAACAGTGCGTTATAGGTTTCCTATCCCGCGCCTTGATGATCTCCTTGATCAAATTGGACGTGCCACATTGTTTACTAAGCTCGACCTTAAAAGCGGTTATCATCAGATACGTATACGTCCAGGAGATGAATGGAAAACAGCTTTCAAGACTAGAGAAGGTCTTTTCGAATGGACGGTCATGCCTTTTGGACTCTCGAATGCACCTAGTACGTTCATGAGAGTCATGAATCAGGCTCTTATTGATCGGTAAATATGTTGTTGTCTACTTCGACGACATCTTGATCTTTAGCAACGACTTGACCAGCCACTTGTCTCACCTACGAGACGTCTTGGAGGTTCTACGACGTGAGAAGCTATACGCGGCACACCACAAATGTGTCTTTGGTGTGTATCATGTATTGTTTTTAGGGTATATCGTGTCAGACAAGGGTCTACAAGTTGATCCAGGAAAGGTTGAAGCGATCAAGTCTTGGCCCACTCCTCGTTCGATCAGCGACGTCCGGAGCTTCCACGACCTCGCTTCTTTTTATCGACGATTCGTGCATCACTTCAGCAATATTGCAGCACCCTTAACCGACTGTATGAAAGGCACCACATGGACTCCTGAAGCAGATCAAGCATTCGAAAACCTTAAGCAACGTTTGGTGTCGGCTCAAATCTTGGCTTTACCAGACTTCACTTAGGTATTTGAACTTCATTGCGATGCGTGCAAGTTAGGTATTGGAGCCGTTCTTAGCCAGTCGGGACGCCCCATTGCCTTCTTCTGCGAAAAGATTGCTGGTTCTCGGGCTCGCTACAGTACAAACGATGTTGAATTCTATGCTATCGTGCAAGCCATTAAGCACTGGCGGCATTATCTTTTTCACCAAGAATTCATCCTTTACACCGACCATGATGCTTTAAAACACATGGGAAGTCAGGATAAAAGAAATTCTGGGTATTTGTCTTACTTTGGAATGATTTGTCTTTTTAAAAGCTGGTTATATCTTTCCGGGGTATTTGTCTTCTTTAAAAGCTGGAGTTCGGTCAGAGTTTGTGTTGCAAGATGATTATATATTTCCGGGTATTTGTCTTTGTGTTCCAGAAAGCAGCCTTTGGCTCAAGATTACTAAAGAAATACACGAAGAGGGACACATAGGTCATGATAGGACGTTGCAGCTGGTCATGGACGCTTATTTTTGGCTGTCATTGCGTCGTGATGTTTATCGTTTTGTCGCGAGATGTGTGGTTTGCCATCGCTCCAAAGGCCATGCTTCCAACTCCGGTTTGTATCTACCTCTTCCTATACCGACTCAACCATGGACTGACGTAAGTATGGACTTCGTTCTAAGTCTTCCCCGTACTCAACGGGGGAATGATTCAATCTTTGTGGTGGTCGATCGTTTCTCGAAGATGGCACACTTTATACATTTCAAAAAGACAACGGATGCTGTACAAGTCGCGACCCTTTTCTTCCGCGAGGTTTATAGGCTTCACGGCTTGCCTTTATCAATTGTCTCAGACCGAGACTCACGTTTTCTCAGTCACTTTTGGAGGTCTCTATGGCGATTGTTGCGTACGAGCCTTGATATGAGTTCCGCTTACCATCCACAGACTGATGGGCAAACGGAAGTCACTAACCGTACATTGGGTGATATGCTTCGCTGATTAGTTGTGGATAACATTAAATCTTGGGATTCAGTCTTATGTAAGGTTGAATTCGCTCATAACCATGCAGTTAACAAGAGTACTCGTTTCAGTCCATTCCGGGTGGTCTATGGCATTGTTCCTCGTGGTCCAATTGATCTTGAAGTTGCACCGGATGCTTCACGTGATCATGGTCAGGCGATCGACTTCGTCGTAAATGCTTCGGTGATACACGCTCAGGATCATGATAATTTGCAACTCTCAACAGCTAAGTACAAGGAAAGCTCCGATAGTCATCGTCGGGATGTCAAATTTAAAGTTGGTGATCGTGTATGTGCTGTTCTTACTTGTGAAAGATTCTCGCCAGGGGAGTATAACAAGCTGAAGTCTCGTAAGGTTGGACCATTGGAAGTGTTAGAGAGGATTAACAATAACGCATATCGTCTCATGCTACCGCCAGATGCTCGATACTCTGACGTTTTCAACGTCAAACATCTCATTCATTTTGTGGCTCACGATGATACTATAGATCCGAGGACAGATCTTTCTTCACCCCGGATGACCTGATGCAGTGTGAACCATATTTCCTTTTCGGTTTTGGCTTTACTTTTACTTAATTATTTCCGTTCTAGTTAAACGTCAAGTTTCCTATTTCTTATGAGATTAGAAATAAGACTTATGGATATATTGTTAGGTCATAATCCTTAAGGACTTAGGTCTTTTCCTATTGATATATATATAGTGCTCTCTAGGCTTTGTAAAGAGACATTATTATTGAATTTATAAAAAATGAAGCTTTGCTTTCATCTCTTGTTTACGGCTAGATCATTAGTGATCTCAACGGATTCAAGCTCGTAGGTTCTTTTGGGCATTCTTAGACTAAACAACTGCGCCTACATCTATCGGTTACTCTATCACCAAGGCACCTATGGCTATGTCACCTTGGTTCGAAACGGTGATGGACTACTCATGGCTAAGAAAACATCTTTCCTCAAATACTCGGAGGATCTCGAGAAAGAAGTAAGGATCATGGATCGCTTCTTTTCAATCAATTTCAACACCGTGAGAGCCACGAGCCCTGCTGTCTCCTACGAAACCATGCCATTCAACGTGAAAGTCTGTTCCATTCACATGGAAGTCGCACCACATGGTTCACTCAAAGACATGCTGACCAAAGCCGGTGGGACATTACCGGAGAACGTCATCGGTTATTGCATTTTCCAGGTTCTTGAAGGGCTCAGGGATCTTCACCAACACGGTTATGTCCATTGTGATCTCAAGCCAGAGAACATACTCATCTTCCCGAGCTATGCTCATGAAGATCTTTGCGAGCTCAAACTTGGTGACTTCGGTTCGGCTAAGGAACCCAATGGACCTGATCCAGTGGATGGGTCTTTGTTCGAGGACAATCCGGGTTATTTGGCTCCTGAGGCGGTCGGGCCACGTGGAGTGATCTCGTCGGCGGTTGATATCTGGTCCTTAGGTACCATGGTGATTGAGATGATGGGTATTACTATAAGTGGATGGAGTGATTACGTGCCGGGGACTCTATCGCAGATGACTTGGGACTTTGTGAGGAGATGTAGAGTGCGGAACCCGGGGGATAGAGCCACTGCGGAGGAGCTCATGAGTCATGAGTTTGTTAGACAAAGTCTTGGGGCTCCACCGCTTGAGCTGCTTCCAGTTCCTTCATGCTTAAGTAATGGAGTGGGTTAAGGAAGGCTTTTCTAGAAGATATATGCTGGAATGTGATGAAGAGGGCCCTGAGATTGCTGGTGGAGATGAGCTGGAAAGGAATGGTTTTTATTTTCGTTGGTGTCAAGTTATTGTCGTTTAAAAGAATAAGTTATTGTCGTTTAATTTGCATTTCATTTTGTTTCTTGTGATAAAAAAAAAAGCATTTTGTTTCTTATTAATATAAAGGTAAACTATGTTCTTATAGCATTGTGATCTGTGTTTTTAATCAATATATTGTTGTGTTCTTATAACAAACGTCCAAAACGTGGACCTTTCGTTACTGACCTGAGACAATCTCCAACTAATTGATAGGATTCTTAGGAAGAGGTTCTTAGCGGAAGTTAAAAAACTGTTTCTTAACTTTTAACTAAAAAAACTAAGAACTGGTTCTTAAAGTTCTTATTTAAAAACCGGTTCTTAGATTTTTTAGTTAAAAATTAAGAAACAGTTTTTTAACTTCTGATAATAACCTCACTCTAAGAACCCCGGGTTAATCATGGTCTTAGTGTTCTAAATCAATTTTTTAATTGAAAATAATCAAATTAAAAAAATTTAGATACTTGTTTAGTTTTAACTCCTCCAATGATAGAATCAATTAAAGGTTTTAAGTTTCAAAATACTGACCAATCAGAAATGAGAGAGTGAGAAAAAATTTGGTGTAATTTTTTTTTTCTTCTTAAAAATATTAACCAATCAGAAAGTGACACGTATTAACTTAGAGTTGGTTCCAAAAGTTTCATTTTTAGAACCATATCTATCGATTTTTCCTCTTTTTGATTTAATTTTGAGCATATAATTAGATAGAACCATGAGCTAGAAACTTCCTAGATACCCCATTGGAGATGGTCTGATGACCGGAACACTTTCTAAACAGTTGGTAATCTTCACACCTTCAAGGTTTCAACATATCTCATCAGGTGATGAGAATTGTTTTATACAAAATGATTATAAATAGCAAATTGAGATGAAAAGAACTATGTTTTAGGAAAAATTAGCTATACTGAACAAATAAAATTGCTGTAGGTGTTATAAATCAATTGGTAGATGTCCATAACCGGCCCAGTCCATAACCGGCTCAAACCCTAGAGAGAGAAACGGTCCAAACCCTAGAGAGAGGCGGCGGCCGCGGCATGGAAAGAGAGGGAAAGTCGGCTAGAGACTTTCCATTCTTCTAGTTTTCCTATTTCATCTATGTTTATGATTTGTAATCTTTCCATTTATGTATTTCCATTTATCTCTCATGGAACTCTTATATAAAGGGATCTCTTATTCATTAATAAAACACAGAAATATTCAGACCTAAAACCTTCGTTTTACAACACGTTATCCGCACGATAGCCTCTAACACCCTGAGTCTAAAACCAAACCCCTAAAACCGTAAACAAAAAGAATCTACCTCGGAATTTCAAAGAGGTTGTTCTCCCAAACTATGAGGACCCAGAAAACGATCAAGATATCAAATCGAAGCTCTTGCCAAGACGAATCAGTCAGTGCAAACCGTTTGTCGATCTGACCACCGACGCGCCCTTACACACCGATACAGTGCGCGCTGATTTGCTTTGGAACCCTAATCCGAACCCGACAAACCCTAATCTGTTCTTGCAAGCGTTCCAGCTCGTGTTCATCCGATCAGCCCCAGTCCTAAGGCGTTCCTGATACTAGACGAACTCAGCCTCAGCTCCATCCGTTCTCAGCTTACATCCCGGACAGCTACAGCTCGCGTTCCCGATCAGACGCGTTCCGTTCCAGCTCGCGCCTCAGCACGCGTCCGTTCTAGCTCGTTCTAGCTCGTTCCAGCTCGCGTTCCAGCTTGTTCCAGCTCGCATCCCTTCCAGATCGAGGTTCTTTTGGTGGTCCGGTTCTACAATCTTCAAAACCTAAAGGTAATTCGAATTCTGAAAAACATAAATCGAATCTGGTTGTTTTGTAAAGATTGAAACCCTAAAATATAATCTCTAAAAGGATGAAAGCCATAGGATAATAGATCAATACCCTATGAGTAAATCGAAGCTCTATAAGTTCGATCCAAACCCTAAAATCGAGATTTGATCCATTGATCAATTAAAATCAGAACCTTGAAGGTTTTGAATCTCAAAATTAAACTCCCTTGATCTAAGATCAAATTGAATTCCCAAAACCCTAATTTGAAAAATCGATTTTAATTGTTTGGCTTTTAAAATTTTTTGTTTGATTGATTGATCACCTAGAACTATGATTAGGATTGTTTAAACTTGAATCTTGAATCTGAAGTAATTGGCTTGTTTAAATCAAAACCCTAATGATCTAGTTCAGATTGTTTAAAAATCAAAATCTGAAACTATATGATTAGGTTAAACTGTTCTAGACATAATCATACTTGTGGCCGTGTGGCCTTGTTGCATTCATACCTAAACCTAATCACATTGATTGATTGCAATTGCACTTAGAATTCCATGTTAGGATGGTATTGAAATTGAAATTGAAATCAAGTATGATTGTTCTTTGCTTGGCCAATTAGCTTGCTTGTGTTGAGTACATTGTATAAACTGATAGAATGCATCTATGCTAGGATTGCAATTACACAACAAACTATATGCATTGATCTGAATCATTTGTCGTGCGGCTTGGTTTCTTATTTTGGCTGTATGGCTTACTCATGGCCGTGTGGCTTCTACTTGGCCGAGAGGCATAAAATCTTAGTCATAAGACTTGCTTGCTTGATTGATTCTATTAATTATGAGTTAAGTCTGCTAGATTAATTGCATATTGAATCTGAAACCCTAAATACCGAATTTGAATCCCAAAGGGCCTTGAAACCCTAAATCGCATGATATTGATCCAAATTGAGTTTAGGTTTGATTCTTGTTATTTTGACTGATCTAATTGATGTCTTGAAAGCTAAGGTGCTAGATTATTTTGATTCTCATAAAATCTGAAACTCTAGCCACATTTTGTATTGCTAAGATGATAAAACCAACATAGATTGTTTGCATCATAGCTTGGCCGTGTGGTCTTTATTGCACCTTACTATCATAGCCGTGTGGCTTGCATACATCATATCACCTTGATCACATATAGAATCCGAAAGCTAAGATCGTATGCATCATTTATCTATCTAGCCGTGTGGCCTCATTGCTTGCATCATGACTGTATGACCGGGTGGCCTTGATTGTATTGCATTAAACCCTTATAGCCGTGTGTCTTATTTACTTATGCATTGATCATTACTTGATTGCTTGCTTGGCCGCATCATACATCACAGCTGCAGAAAAAAAAAATCTAAAGAAAGCAACCACGTCCATCACGATAAACCATACAGCTGTAACCGTGATGGATGGAAAGGACGTGGGCATAGCCAAACCACCTTA
Proteins encoded in this window:
- the LOC106338594 gene encoding uncharacterized protein LOC106338594, with amino-acid sequence MRRAFLPYNYERTLYNKLQNLRQGTHTVEEYATEFFYMTARMTSGETKKQLISRFIGGLRSQLQTAMAQFNPLSVSEAYQHAISMELQLRSSWTSSSRSRFQTSNTGENATLATDGATQRLESAKLGLNTETIASSRPARTNVPRCFTCGEHGHIQTACPKNTKCGLMIQETEDAEPQYDDYDATDDDNTDIIQGDTCLNLVLRRNFLLPKASQESWLRTNLFRLTCTINGRVCKLIIDSGSCTNVMSFEAAQKLGLTVTPHPSPYPLAWLNNGTEINVSKKVLVSFSIGNYKDSMTCDVIPMDACYLLLGRPWQFDRDVIHHGKANTYSFVFDNRTITLVPSKEQPEPSPHVDNTFPTDKSSMAKTLLTLPKGDFEKQIHDVDVLWALVATPVPMTPSSKPPSAFTPLLEEFTDVFSSALPSALPPLRDIQHHIDLVPNAVLPNRPHYRMSPQEHDELRRQVEELLQKGHVRESLSPAAVPALLIPKKYGSWRMFPIPRLDDLLDQIGRATLFTKLDLKSGYHQIRIRPGDEWKTAFKTREGLFEWTVMPFGLSNAPSTFMRVMNQALIDRNDLTSHLSHLRDVLEVLRREKLYAAHHKCVFGVYHVLFLGYIVSDKGLQVDPGKVEAIKSWPTPRSISDVRSFHDLASFYRRFVHHFSNIAAPLTDCMKGTTWTPEADQAFENLKQRLVSAQILALPDFT
- the LOC106341193 gene encoding mitogen-activated protein kinase kinase kinase YODA-like translates to MAKKTSFLKYSEDLEKEVRIMDRFFSINFNTVRATSPAVSYETMPFNVKVCSIHMEVAPHGSLKDMLTKAGGTLPENVIGYCIFQVLEGLRDLHQHGYVHCDLKPENILIFPSYAHEDLCELKLGDFGSAKEPNGPDPVDGSLFEDNPGYLAPEAVGPRGVISSAVDIWSLGTMVIEMMGITISGWSDYVPGTLSQMTWDFVRRCRVRNPGDRATAEELMSHEFVRQSLGAPPLELLPVPSCLSNGVG